A region from the Lysobacter antibioticus genome encodes:
- a CDS encoding polyamine ABC transporter substrate-binding protein, giving the protein MILRLAPLACALMLVACGGKQPDQAAPAASAGAEEKVLNVYNWSDYVADDTIKNFETATGIKVNYDVYDANETLESKLTAGASGYDVVFPSARPFAQRQVKSGLYAALDKSKLSHWKHLDPQLLQNLAAIDPGNAHLVPYMWGTTGLGVNVDKVQAALGVGAALDTWSLLFDPANAAKLAKCGITVLDDDQEAFGAALIWRGRDPNAGTADEIEVVKKVYEAIRPYVRTFNNAEYKDAFANGDACLVMGYSGDIAQASTDAFDAAAKAGKPAPNLRFVLPKEGAIRWVDVIAVPKDSKHAANAHAFIDYLLDPKVAAAISNHVAYASANKDALPLVDPAIAQDPGVYPPAEVRAKLIDPKSLPEDVQRQRVRAWTRIKSGH; this is encoded by the coding sequence GTGATCCTGCGCCTTGCCCCGCTCGCCTGCGCCCTGATGCTCGTCGCCTGCGGCGGCAAACAGCCCGACCAGGCCGCGCCCGCCGCGTCGGCCGGCGCCGAGGAAAAGGTGCTCAATGTCTACAACTGGTCGGACTACGTCGCCGACGACACCATCAAGAACTTCGAGACGGCCACCGGCATCAAGGTCAACTACGACGTCTACGACGCCAACGAAACCCTGGAAAGCAAGCTCACCGCGGGCGCGTCGGGCTACGACGTAGTGTTTCCCTCGGCGCGGCCGTTCGCCCAGCGCCAGGTCAAGAGCGGACTGTATGCGGCGCTGGACAAGAGCAAGCTGAGTCACTGGAAGCACCTCGACCCGCAGTTGCTGCAGAATCTTGCCGCCATCGACCCGGGCAACGCGCACCTGGTGCCGTACATGTGGGGCACCACCGGGCTGGGCGTCAACGTCGACAAGGTCCAGGCCGCGCTCGGTGTCGGCGCGGCGCTCGATACCTGGTCGCTGCTGTTCGACCCGGCCAACGCCGCCAAGCTCGCCAAATGCGGCATCACCGTGCTCGACGACGACCAGGAAGCCTTCGGCGCGGCGCTGATCTGGCGCGGACGCGATCCGAATGCTGGCACCGCCGACGAGATCGAGGTGGTCAAGAAAGTTTACGAAGCGATCCGGCCGTACGTGCGTACTTTCAACAACGCCGAGTACAAGGACGCCTTCGCCAACGGCGACGCCTGCCTGGTGATGGGCTATTCGGGCGATATCGCCCAGGCCAGCACCGACGCCTTCGATGCCGCGGCCAAGGCCGGCAAGCCCGCACCGAACCTGCGCTTCGTGCTGCCCAAGGAAGGCGCGATCCGCTGGGTCGATGTGATCGCAGTGCCGAAGGACAGCAAGCACGCGGCCAACGCCCACGCCTTCATCGATTACCTGCTCGACCCGAAAGTCGCCGCCGCGATCAGTAACCACGTGGCTTACGCCAGTGCCAACAAGGACGCACTGCCCCTGGTCGACCCGGCCATCGCCCAAGACCCCGGCGTGTATCCGCCGGCCGAGGTCCGCGCCAAGCTCATCGACCCCAAATCGCTGCCCGAAGACGTGCAGCGCCAGCGCGTACGCGCCTGGACCCGCATCAAGAGCGGGCACTGA
- a CDS encoding TorF family putative porin produces the protein MSDRTHRLRRAPSAILLALGLAGLSPLAAAAQDSTDAATAAEPPAWAVHGGVSALSDYIWRGVSQTQEDPALQAEIELEHESGFYVGLWGSSIDFTAAGEEDDGIDYELDGYLGWAGELRPGLELDVALTRAAYPGARSGYDYDYTELEGTLNFAVHYHVGLAYSPDIFGLGGKGYYWNAGGEWPLGESGFGLKAQVGHYDLEDAAGDSYNDYLLALTREFGPVRAELQYTDTSSYGAELSEALDDGKLADGRVSLVVGWEF, from the coding sequence ATGTCCGACCGCACTCATCGCCTTCGCCGTGCACCGAGTGCGATCCTGTTGGCCTTGGGGCTGGCAGGCCTGTCGCCGCTGGCCGCCGCCGCGCAAGACTCCACCGACGCTGCCACGGCCGCCGAACCGCCGGCCTGGGCCGTGCACGGCGGCGTGAGCGCGCTCAGCGACTACATCTGGCGCGGCGTGTCCCAGACCCAGGAAGACCCGGCGTTGCAGGCCGAGATCGAGCTTGAACACGAGAGCGGTTTCTATGTCGGGCTGTGGGGATCGAGCATCGATTTCACCGCCGCCGGCGAAGAGGACGACGGCATCGACTACGAACTCGACGGCTACCTCGGCTGGGCCGGCGAACTGCGGCCCGGCCTGGAACTGGACGTGGCCCTGACACGGGCGGCCTATCCGGGCGCGCGTTCGGGCTACGACTACGATTACACCGAACTCGAAGGCACGCTCAACTTCGCCGTGCACTACCATGTCGGCCTGGCCTACTCGCCGGACATCTTCGGCCTCGGCGGCAAGGGCTACTACTGGAACGCGGGCGGCGAATGGCCGCTCGGCGAGAGCGGCTTCGGGTTGAAGGCGCAGGTCGGCCACTACGACTTGGAAGACGCCGCTGGCGACAGTTACAACGATTACCTGTTGGCGCTGACGCGGGAGTTCGGGCCGGTGCGGGCGGAGTTGCAGTACACCGATACCTCGAGTTATGGGGCTGAGTTGTCGGAGGCGCTTGACGATGGGAAGTTGGCGGATGGGCGGGTGAGTTTGGTGGTGGGGTGGGAGTTTTAG
- a CDS encoding LysR family transcriptional regulator, with product MSHIHNRTDQLDLNLLKVFEAVYREQNLSRAAQALFLTPSAVSHAVARLRLQFGDPLFVRDGRRMSPTPACQRLAPSLLDALGRLRELLQQWDRFDPARTRQSFRIGMPDATESALLPALAQALDTQAPGATLASVAVTRRELGRELAGGQVDLAIDVALPISEPVRHRPLFQDGFCVVMRRGHALAKRLSLKQYLQARHVAVSTRASGQVIEDIALLNLGLQRQIALRCQNYHSACQVVAESDHLLTMPAGLAGRIAASAQLQRAAVPFALPAAQLHLYWHANSEFDPANQWLREVVVGVCERGLFG from the coding sequence ATGAGCCATATTCATAACAGGACCGACCAGCTCGACCTCAACCTGCTTAAAGTATTCGAGGCGGTCTACCGCGAGCAGAACCTCAGCCGCGCCGCCCAGGCCTTGTTCCTGACCCCGTCGGCGGTCAGCCATGCCGTCGCCCGCCTGCGCCTGCAATTCGGCGACCCGCTGTTCGTCCGCGACGGCCGCCGTATGAGCCCGACCCCGGCCTGCCAGCGCCTGGCCCCGAGCCTGCTCGACGCCCTCGGCCGCCTGCGCGAGCTGTTGCAGCAGTGGGACCGTTTCGACCCGGCGCGGACTCGGCAGTCGTTCCGCATCGGCATGCCCGACGCGACCGAAAGCGCCCTGCTGCCTGCGCTCGCGCAGGCCCTGGATACGCAAGCCCCGGGCGCGACCCTGGCCAGCGTGGCGGTAACGCGGCGCGAACTCGGCCGCGAACTGGCCGGCGGCCAGGTCGACCTGGCGATCGACGTCGCCCTGCCGATCAGCGAACCCGTGCGGCACCGGCCTTTATTCCAGGACGGCTTCTGCGTGGTGATGCGTCGCGGCCATGCCCTGGCGAAACGCCTGAGCCTCAAGCAATACCTGCAGGCGCGCCATGTCGCGGTGTCGACCCGCGCCAGCGGCCAGGTAATCGAGGACATCGCCCTGCTCAACCTCGGCCTGCAGCGGCAGATCGCCCTGCGTTGCCAGAACTACCACTCCGCCTGCCAGGTCGTGGCCGAGTCCGACCATCTGCTGACCATGCCGGCCGGCCTGGCCGGACGCATCGCAGCCAGCGCGCAGTTGCAACGCGCCGCGGTGCCGTTCGCGCTGCCTGCGGCGCAGTTGCATCTGTATTGGCATGCGAACAGCGAGTTCGATCCGGCCAATCAATGGTTGCGGGAGGTGGTGGTCGGGGTGTGCGAGCGAGGGTTGTTCGGGTGA
- a CDS encoding acyl-CoA dehydrogenase family protein: MDFAPSARTVEHLQRLRGFIADHIEPFDAQYRRENAEFNAGADWRQWRVHPRIAELKALAREAGLWNLFLPDAELGGGLSVLEYAPLAEAMGHYEFAAEVFNCNAPDTGNMEVLYHFGTPAQKARWLTPLLAGEIRSVFCMTEPDVASSDATNMQATIRVDGDELVLDGRKWWSTGIGHPAARLAIFMGLSNPEAEPHARHSMVLVPLDAPGVRIERMLPTFGEYDPPYGHGEVVFENVRVPKDQLILGLGQGFAIAQGRLGPGRIHHCMRAIGAAERALELMIRRGSARQAFGQPILRLGGNLERVAQARIAIDQARLLTLYAAWKIERFGVKAAMTEISAIKVVAPNLLQDIVDQAIQIHGGAGVSHDVPLTGLFMIARALRIADGPDEVHRAMVARMELAKYGLGRNSKEAA; this comes from the coding sequence ATGGACTTCGCTCCGAGCGCCCGCACCGTCGAGCACTTGCAACGCCTGCGCGGCTTCATCGCCGACCACATCGAACCGTTCGACGCGCAATACCGGCGCGAGAACGCCGAATTCAACGCCGGTGCCGACTGGCGCCAATGGCGGGTGCATCCGCGCATCGCCGAGTTGAAGGCGCTGGCGCGCGAGGCCGGGTTGTGGAACTTGTTCCTGCCCGATGCCGAACTCGGCGGCGGCCTGTCGGTGCTCGAGTACGCGCCGCTCGCCGAGGCGATGGGCCATTACGAGTTCGCCGCCGAAGTCTTCAACTGCAATGCGCCCGACACCGGCAACATGGAGGTGCTGTATCACTTCGGCACGCCGGCGCAGAAAGCGCGTTGGTTGACGCCGTTGCTGGCCGGCGAGATCCGTTCGGTGTTCTGCATGACCGAGCCCGACGTCGCCTCTTCGGACGCGACCAATATGCAGGCGACGATCCGCGTCGACGGCGATGAGCTGGTGCTCGACGGGCGCAAATGGTGGTCGACCGGCATCGGCCATCCGGCTGCGCGCCTGGCGATCTTCATGGGCCTGTCCAACCCCGAGGCCGAACCTCACGCGCGCCACAGCATGGTGCTGGTGCCGCTGGACGCACCCGGCGTGCGCATCGAACGCATGCTGCCGACCTTCGGCGAATACGACCCGCCGTACGGCCACGGCGAAGTCGTGTTCGAGAACGTGCGGGTGCCGAAGGACCAGCTGATCCTCGGCCTGGGGCAGGGCTTCGCGATCGCCCAGGGCCGGCTCGGCCCCGGACGCATCCACCACTGCATGCGTGCGATCGGCGCGGCCGAACGTGCTCTGGAGCTGATGATCCGCCGCGGCAGTGCGCGCCAGGCCTTCGGCCAGCCGATCCTGCGCCTGGGCGGCAACCTCGAACGCGTCGCCCAGGCCCGCATCGCCATCGACCAGGCGCGTCTGTTGACCTTGTATGCGGCCTGGAAGATCGAACGTTTCGGAGTGAAGGCGGCGATGACCGAAATCTCGGCGATCAAGGTGGTCGCGCCGAACCTGCTGCAGGACATCGTCGACCAGGCGATCCAGATCCATGGCGGCGCCGGCGTTTCTCATGACGTGCCGCTGACCGGTTTGTTCATGATCGCGCGCGCCCTGCGCATCGCCGACGGCCCCGATGAGGTGCACCGGGCGATGGTCGCGCGCATGGAGCTGGCCAAGTACGGCCTCGGCCGCAACTCCAAGGAAGCCGCATGA